The Catalinimonas alkaloidigena genome segment CATACCAAATCGCATACGCTTTCGGGAAAACGAATCTGCTGCTGTCGCAACGCATCGTGACGTGTCACCATACTACCTGTCGGCCAAGATAACCCTTTTACCATAAAAAAAGCCCCGGCACAGACCGAGGCTTCGAGCAACAGAGAAGGTCGTACGGACGACGCCCGCAGGTTATTGTGCCGAATGCTGACTTTTGAGAAACGTGTGATGGGCAGCCGGTGGTTGAGCAGCAACCGTATGTTGAGGTTTGATCAGGCGCTGCTGATCCTTGGCAAACGTGTGCAGCGTCGGAGGGGTGTGCGCTGCCTGAGTGCGATGCGACGTGGTACAACTGCCAAGCCCTGTCAGGGCCAGCAGCGCATAAAATGCAAGCTTTTTCATGGCGAGACGGCTATTGTTGGCAAAGGTAACGGACCGTTGGTCGACGCTCTCAACAGAGCCATTAAAAAGCGCTTAAACTTTACCGGAATGAGGGCAGAAGCACGGGTCGGCTCAATACAGAAAAAGAATACTTTTTTTTTAGTGGATTTCTGGTACGACTCAAACTCACCTTTGTACCTGCCGGCCAGGTAGCGGTCTAGCTGCGGAAGGTTGTAAAACGCGAAAAAGCAAAACAACAGCGGAATTACGAAGGAGCCGTAGTGGCGGGAAGAGGTAGGCCGTCACCCACAGCAGGTCGCCCTCGTCGGACAAAATCCAGCAGGCAAGGGCGAGAAGCCCGAGTTCCAGCGCGAGGCTGGTACACTTCTGAGGATGCTGCGGAAATGGTGACCGTAAAGCCTATGTATCAAATCATAAAAGACGTTGCCCTACGTATACCGCGGCTAGCGCATTACTGTGCGGTCAACATCTGTCCGTAGCCCTGCGGGGCCAGCGTCTCGTCCTGACGGGCCAGTTTCCCATTGACGAAAACGTAGCGAAAGCCCTGTGCCAGGTTGTGCGGTGCCGTAAAGGTGGCCGTAGCGCGGATGGTGCGTGGATCGAATACCAGCAAATCCGCTTTTTTCCCGGCCGCAATTTCGCCCCGGTCGGGGAGGTGAAAGGTCTGGGCGGGGAGCGAGGTCATTTTGCGAACGGCTTCTTCCAGCGAAAAGAGCTTTTTCCGCTGCACGTACGACTCTATGATTTTGGCAAACGAGCCGTAGCCGCGGGGGTGCCACATGGTCGGACTGCCGTCAGAGCAGACCATGATGTAGGGTGCCTGAAGAAGCCGCTCCTGTAGGGTGCTGTCCATCACGAAATACGCCCCCGAAGCGCCCGTCGGGCCGATGTCGTCGATCAAAACGTCTTCGAACGGTTTTTTGTGTTCCCGGGCGACGGTGGCCAGCGTCATACCCGCCCAGGGGGCCGTTCCGAACAATGTCGCCTCCGGGCCGTTGCGCTGGTTGATTTTGTTGCGCAGGTACTCGGCCAGTTCGCTGCGGCGAGTGCGCACCACCTGTGCGTAGTCGTGCGGGGCTTTGGCCCACTCCGGGAACACAATGCCGATGCCCGTGTAGCTGGCGGTGTAAGGATAGAGGTCGGCCGTAAGGGCCACGTCGTTGGCACGGGCCTGTTCCAGCTGCGCGAGGATCTCTTCGGCGCGGGCGCTTCCTTTGCCGTAGACGGCCTTCAGGTGCGAGGCATTCACGGCACAGAACGCTCCCTGGGCGATCAGTTCCTGCAAAGATGCTTCCAGCTGGTCGTTGTCTTCGTTGCGCATGTGGCTGGTAATCACCCGATCGTGTCGCCCCACTACTTTCGCCAGCGAGTCCAGTTCGTAAGCGGGGGCGTAGGTGCCGGGCAGGTATTCCAGGCCGGTGCTCAGGCCGAAAGCGCCTTCTTCTAACTGCGTCTCCAGCAAGGTGCTCATCTGTTGCAGCATGGCCGGGGTCGGTACCGAGTCGTAGTTAACGCCCGTTAGTTCGCGAAGCGTGCCGTGCCCCACAAACGTGGCGATGTTGACACCGGGCGCTTTGGCGGTGACCTGTTGCATCCAGGGGACGAGGGTGCGCTGGGCGGGGCTGCTGCCGTCTTGTCCCAGAAAGATGGTGGTTACCCCCATCGCCAGAAAGTTCTCGAATGCCGGGGTTTGCAGCGGATCGCCGTGCGCGTGTGTGTCGATAAAACCGGGCGTCACCACGTGTCCTGCCGCGTCGATGGTTTGCGTGACCTGCACCAGCGCCGTGTCCACGTCGCCTACGTACGCAATGGTATCGCCGCGCAGCAGCACGTCCCAACGTTGCGCAGGGTGGCCCGTACCGTCGATCACCTGCCCGTTTTTGATCAGCACATCGAACGAACCGGGGTGCGATGCCAGAAACCGCTCAAACTCCGTGGGCGGTTGGGCACAGCGCAGGATCAACAGAAAAATCGGAAAGAGTAAGGCCTTCTGAAACGACCGCCTCAAAAGCATAGTGCGTGGAACCATGGGCCACAAATACGTATCGAAACGGGAAAGAACAAAGGGGAGCGGGCGTTTTTCTGAAAACACGTGTGGGGCCGCGTCAGAAAGGGCAGTGCTCCGTTTCGCGAAACTCAATCAGATGCCCGAACTTTACGCCGATGAGCACAAAGCATCATTTTTCCAGTCAGGAAGTTCCGCAGGCCGTCACGCTGACTTCCGTCGAAGGGATTGACCTGTTCAGCCGGGAGGCCTACAAAGAGATCCTCATCAGTCACCTAAAGGACTTTATGATCCACCGGGGCCTGCATCTGTATGCCTACGTCATCATGAACAACCACCTGCACTTGGTGGCGCAGACGGAACGTGGAGAGCTCCCGGCGCTGATCGAGGCGTTTAAGCAATCGACCTCGCAGGGGATTTACAAAAAGTTGCAGCGCGATTTTCCGGAAAGCCGACGCAACTGGCTGCTGTGGATCGTCGAAAATCAGGCGAAGAAGAGTGGCGACGACCGCCGCTACAAGGTGTGGCAGGCCGAGCATGAGGCCCTTGACCTGAATACCCATCGGCAGTTGCTGACGCAGATCGACCACATTCACCGCAATCCGGTGCGCGCGGGCATCTGCTATACCGCCGAAGCCTACAAGTATTCCAGTGCCGGGATTTACGCGGGCGAAGCGGGCGTGCTGGCCATCAGCGAAGTCATCAAACCCGGCGTCAAACTACCCTGATTTACTCAAACATGATTTCGCGTTCCCATTGCCCGGCCGGTTGTTGGTACAAGGTCCAGAAGGCCTCTGCAATGTCGGTCGGGTTAAAACGCGTGTCGGGCGAGACTGCGCCATCGATGGTGACGGTGCCCACGTGAATGTTTTTGGGCAGCAGTTCGGCATGGAGGCTAAACGCCAGATTCCGCACGGCGGCTTTGCCGATGCCCAGCGAAGCATGCAGGGGCAGTGGATTGAGGGCAGACCCTCCGCCGGTAATCAGAATCTTCCCCGTCTTCCGGGTACGCATGGTCGGCAGAACGGCCTGCACACACGAGAGTGCCCCGACGGCGTTGATGCGGAAATCGTGCACCAACACTTCCGGGTCCAGTTGAGAGGGGAGTACTTCGCGGTAAATGGAGGGATTATAGACCAGCACATCCGGCGCTTCCTGCCGCTCTTCCACCTGAATAAACGCATCGGCCACAGACGCCGGGCTGGCTACGTCGATCTGGTACGCGTGGGCCTCGGCCCCTTCGTCGCGCAGGAGCTGCGCATATTCCTCAACCCGGTTCAGGGTGCGGGCCATCAGGGCAATGGAAAATCCCTCACGGGCAAAGCGACGGGCTACAGCCAGGCTCACGCCCGGCCCTACGCCCACAATCGCACAAAGTGGTGAAGTCATAGCATCAAAGTCAGAAGCCCAAAAATGACAGAATTCCTGAGCTTCCGCAAATCAGTCGCTAGAGGGCAATCTCATCGATCGGTTCGTCCCCGTCGATGTAAGCCTCCATGGAGTCGTAGACCGTCAGGTAATCGGGCTCGCCTTTTTTATCAATTTCGATACGGTACAACTTGCCGTCGACGTCGATGGTTTTGACGCGCGTTTCGGGCTCGTCGCCGGGGCGGTCGTTGACCACGCTTCCAATTCGGCCGCTCATCATGTCGTTGATGAACTGGGTAAATTCCGCACTGAGCGACTCTTCTGTGGGATCTTGATCTTGCGAAGTAGCCATAATGGTAATTGCCTTGAAAAAATAAAATAATCAGATTAGCTTTTCTTTACGTGCAATCGTCAAAACGGTTTTCGCCGCGCGTCCTACCTTTGTTATTTCTCAGGAAGCGGCGGGAAGACCGGCTGCACAGCACACGCTGCGCACGACGTTACCGTACCTATAATTTCGCATGAAAAAGACCATTTTCCTAATTTTTCTGCTGGCGGGGCTGGCTGCCGGGGCGTGGTGGGCGTTGCGTAAACACGGCGGACGCACCACGCTCCAACAGGAGGAAACGGCGTTTCAGGTGGAAGATACCGCCGCGGTCGACCGCCTGTTTGTGGCCGGAAAAGACAACCAGACGGCGCTGTTGGAGCGCCAGCCCGACGGCCGGTGGCTCCTGAACCAACAATACGCGGCCGCTCCGGCCAAAGTCGAACTTCTGCTGCGCACCTTACGCGACCTGACCGTAAAACGACCGCTGGGCCAGGCCGAACGCGAGAACATGATTCGGGAACTGGCGGTAGAGCACCGCAAGGTGGAAGTGTACCAACACGGGCAACTCACCAAAGTGTTTTTCCTGGGCAATGAAACGAACGACGAGCGGGGCAATTACGCCCTGATGAAGGGTGCAGAACAGCCGTATGTGGTCTATCTGCCGGGTTTCAACGGGTACCTGACGCCCCGTTTTATGATTGCAGGCGCAGAATGGCGCGACAAGGAGGTGTTTCGGGTGCCGCTCGCTTCGCTGCGTCAGATCGCCGTGCAGTACCCTAAAAATCCGGCGGCGGGGTTTACGTTACGGCAGGAGGGGGGGCGTTTGGCGCTGGACGACCTGCCGCAGGCCGATCCGCAGCGCCTGGAGGCGTACGCCGAGCTGTTTGAAAAAGGACTGTACGTAGAAAACTACCTTTCCGAACAGGCTACGCTGGCTCCCTACCGCGATTCGTTGCGGGCCGAAGTGCCGGATGTGGTTTTGCAACTGGCCGCCACCCGCAACGAGCCGGTCCAGGTGCAGGTGTATTATCTGCCGGGCAATCAGGATCGGGTAGCGGGCCTTTTGGGCGAGCAGCAGGAGTTGGTGACGATTCAGTGGCAACTTTTGGAGAAAATGGTGCAGCCGCGCTCTTTTTTCAACACCTCCCTTTCCGACTGACCTGTCATTTGTTTCTTTCCCGAAAAAACCTCTGTCCTGAAGGGGGGCGTGGCGTGTCACACTACGGAAATATTGGTACATTTACCGATCTATCATAGCTCTTCCTACTTATGAAGTTCACCGTATCCTCATCGGCGCTTTTAAAGCAGCTCAACAATATCAATGGTGTGATCGCCAGCAATCCGGTGATCCCCATTCTGGAGAATTTCCTGTTCGACATTCGCGACGGAAAACTGACTGTGACGGCCTCTGATCTGCAGACTTCGATGATCATGGAAATGGACATTGAAGCCGATGCTGATACCAGCATTGCCATCCCGGCCAAAATCCTGCTCGATACGTTGAAAAACCTGCCGGAGCAACCCGTCACGTTCGTGGTCGATTTTCAGACCTACGGCGTGGAAATTCGTTCCGACAACGGACACTACAAACTGGCCGGCGAAAACGCGGTCGATTTCCCCCGCGTACCCGAACCGCGTGAAGTGACGACGATGGAAGTCTCTTCGGAAGTGATTCACCGGGCGGTGACCAATACCATCTTCGCGACCAGCACCGACGAGCTGCGCCCCGCCATGACAGGGGTTCTGGTGCACATGGACGACAGCAATTCTACGTTCGTGGCGACCGACGGCCACCGCCTGATTCGCTACCGCCGCGACGATATGGTGGGGACAGGAACGGCTGCGCAAGTGTCGATTATCCTGCCGCGCAAAGCGCTGAACCTCCTGAAGGCCACTCTGCCCTCGGACAGCACAACACTGACCATGTCGTTCAACCGCTCGAACGCGTTCTTCAGCTTTAACAACATCCGGATGATTTGCCGGTTGATCGACGAGCGTTTCCCCGATTACGAAAACGCCATTCCGCTGAATAACCCGAACGTGTTGACAATCGAGCGCCTGCCGCTGCTCAACTCGCTGAAGCGGATCGCGATTTACGCGAACAAAACCACCCATCAGGTGCGGCTCAAGATCTCGGCCGACGAACTCAATATCTCTGCCGAGGACCTGGATTTCTCGAACGAAGCCAGCGAAACGCTGCCGTGCGAATACGAAGGCGAACCGATGATGATCGGCTTCAATGCCCGTTTCCTGATCGAAATGCTGAGCAACATTCATTCGAACATGATCGCCATCGAGCTGTCGGCTCCGAACCGCGCCGGGCTGATCTTGCCGAAAGAAAAAGAAGACAACGAAGACGTGCTGATGCTGGTGATGCCGGTGATGCTTAACAATTATGTCTAGTTGATTTCTTAACGTAATAGAAAAGGGTTCTCACCGCAGTGGGAACCCTTTTTTTATGATTGTACAGCGTAAGACTTTGCTGTTGCGGTTCTGAAATTACTTAAACGCGAGCTGGTCGCCTACGCCCTTCCAGGCACGCGGAACGATCGTCACCCGCATCTAAGCTTTATGTGGGTTAACGTCCGCCCGAATCGTTTCGGCTCATCAACTCAAACAGGGGCGCGAGGTCGGGGGAGAGGATGATTTCCGTACGGCGGTTTTTCTGGCGTCCTTCCTTCGATTCGTTTGACGCAACCGGGAAATACTCGCCGCGCCCAGCGGCGGTGACCTGGGCGGGTTGCACGCCGTTGTCGCTCAAGATCCGCACGATCGACGTGGCCCGCAGCACACTCAGGTCCCAGTTGTCCTTGAAGCGCGAACTTTGCCCGACCGGGATGCTGTCCGTATGGCCTTCGATCATCACCTTGATGTCGGGGTTTTTGGCCAGGACGCCCGCCAGTTTCTGCAGCGCGTTTTGGCCCTCTTTGTTGACCTGCGTGCTGCCGGAACTGAACAGAAGATTTTCCGAAAGCGAAACGTACACTTTGCCTTCTTTCATCTGCACGGTCAGTTCGTCGCTGTCGAACCCGATGAGCGCGTCTTTGACCTTGCCCAGCAGGCTGCTCAGCATTTGATTTTGCTGGTCGATGATGGCCGACATCTCCTGAATACGCCGCTCGCGTTCCTGGAGGGTCTCGGAGGTAGCCTGCAACATGTTTTCCTTTGCCTGCAGCTCACCGCTCAGGTTCTGAATATCCTGCGAAGCCGAAGCGCGCAGAAACGCCATCTCTTCGCGCAGGTCGCGCGTCACTTTGCCGTATTTGAGGGTATCGCCCTCCAGCGTGGCGCGTGCCTCGCGACACTCCTCGAAACGAGACGTCATTTCCGTATATTTTTTCTTGGAGACGCACGACGGAAAGGCCAGAAGGCACAGGGTG includes the following:
- a CDS encoding N-acyl-D-amino-acid deacylase family protein, which codes for MVPRTMLLRRSFQKALLFPIFLLILRCAQPPTEFERFLASHPGSFDVLIKNGQVIDGTGHPAQRWDVLLRGDTIAYVGDVDTALVQVTQTIDAAGHVVTPGFIDTHAHGDPLQTPAFENFLAMGVTTIFLGQDGSSPAQRTLVPWMQQVTAKAPGVNIATFVGHGTLRELTGVNYDSVPTPAMLQQMSTLLETQLEEGAFGLSTGLEYLPGTYAPAYELDSLAKVVGRHDRVITSHMRNEDNDQLEASLQELIAQGAFCAVNASHLKAVYGKGSARAEEILAQLEQARANDVALTADLYPYTASYTGIGIVFPEWAKAPHDYAQVVRTRRSELAEYLRNKINQRNGPEATLFGTAPWAGMTLATVAREHKKPFEDVLIDDIGPTGASGAYFVMDSTLQERLLQAPYIMVCSDGSPTMWHPRGYGSFAKIIESYVQRKKLFSLEEAVRKMTSLPAQTFHLPDRGEIAAGKKADLLVFDPRTIRATATFTAPHNLAQGFRYVFVNGKLARQDETLAPQGYGQMLTAQ
- a CDS encoding SDR family NAD(P)-dependent oxidoreductase — translated: MTSPLCAIVGVGPGVSLAVARRFAREGFSIALMARTLNRVEEYAQLLRDEGAEAHAYQIDVASPASVADAFIQVEERQEAPDVLVYNPSIYREVLPSQLDPEVLVHDFRINAVGALSCVQAVLPTMRTRKTGKILITGGGSALNPLPLHASLGIGKAAVRNLAFSLHAELLPKNIHVGTVTIDGAVSPDTRFNPTDIAEAFWTLYQQPAGQWEREIMFE
- a CDS encoding DUF4340 domain-containing protein; the protein is MKKTIFLIFLLAGLAAGAWWALRKHGGRTTLQQEETAFQVEDTAAVDRLFVAGKDNQTALLERQPDGRWLLNQQYAAAPAKVELLLRTLRDLTVKRPLGQAERENMIRELAVEHRKVEVYQHGQLTKVFFLGNETNDERGNYALMKGAEQPYVVYLPGFNGYLTPRFMIAGAEWRDKEVFRVPLASLRQIAVQYPKNPAAGFTLRQEGGRLALDDLPQADPQRLEAYAELFEKGLYVENYLSEQATLAPYRDSLRAEVPDVVLQLAATRNEPVQVQVYYLPGNQDRVAGLLGEQQELVTIQWQLLEKMVQPRSFFNTSLSD
- the dnaN gene encoding DNA polymerase III subunit beta, encoding MKFTVSSSALLKQLNNINGVIASNPVIPILENFLFDIRDGKLTVTASDLQTSMIMEMDIEADADTSIAIPAKILLDTLKNLPEQPVTFVVDFQTYGVEIRSDNGHYKLAGENAVDFPRVPEPREVTTMEVSSEVIHRAVTNTIFATSTDELRPAMTGVLVHMDDSNSTFVATDGHRLIRYRRDDMVGTGTAAQVSIILPRKALNLLKATLPSDSTTLTMSFNRSNAFFSFNNIRMICRLIDERFPDYENAIPLNNPNVLTIERLPLLNSLKRIAIYANKTTHQVRLKISADELNISAEDLDFSNEASETLPCEYEGEPMMIGFNARFLIEMLSNIHSNMIAIELSAPNRAGLILPKEKEDNEDVLMLVMPVMLNNYV
- a CDS encoding flagellar motor protein MotB produces the protein MNRFFLFRAAASAATLCLLAFPSCVSKKKYTEMTSRFEECREARATLEGDTLKYGKVTRDLREEMAFLRASASQDIQNLSGELQAKENMLQATSETLQERERRIQEMSAIIDQQNQMLSSLLGKVKDALIGFDSDELTVQMKEGKVYVSLSENLLFSSGSTQVNKEGQNALQKLAGVLAKNPDIKVMIEGHTDSIPVGQSSRFKDNWDLSVLRATSIVRILSDNGVQPAQVTAAGRGEYFPVASNESKEGRQKNRRTEIILSPDLAPLFELMSRNDSGGR